The proteins below come from a single Parageobacillus thermoglucosidasius genomic window:
- a CDS encoding response regulator transcription factor, translating to MYILLAEDDTRLGKLIVYMLKKEKHTVDWVQDGDDAYYFAKHTHYDLLILDWMMPSKEGTEVCKALRKDGFNGAILMLTAKDAVEDRVAGLDCGADDYVVKPFEFSELFARIRALSRRIAQPFQAEELSFGNLSLNLNEYSIKKGNKKIQLTNREFQLMELFMRHPNQILPRELIIERIWGLDADISSNNIDSFIRLLRKKLGDDGTLIQNIRGVGYKLSDE from the coding sequence ATGTACATTCTATTGGCGGAAGATGACACGCGGCTTGGAAAATTAATTGTTTATATGTTAAAAAAAGAGAAGCACACCGTAGATTGGGTGCAAGATGGGGACGATGCCTATTATTTCGCCAAACATACGCATTATGATTTATTGATTCTTGATTGGATGATGCCGAGTAAAGAAGGGACGGAAGTGTGCAAAGCGCTGCGCAAAGACGGATTTAACGGCGCGATTCTCATGTTAACGGCAAAGGACGCTGTCGAAGACCGGGTAGCCGGGCTGGACTGCGGAGCGGATGACTATGTAGTTAAGCCGTTTGAGTTTTCCGAACTTTTTGCCCGGATCCGCGCCCTATCCAGAAGAATCGCACAGCCGTTTCAGGCAGAAGAACTTTCTTTTGGGAACTTGTCTCTTAATTTAAATGAATATTCGATAAAAAAAGGAAACAAAAAAATTCAATTGACAAACCGCGAATTCCAATTAATGGAACTTTTTATGCGCCATCCCAATCAAATATTGCCGCGCGAGTTAATTATTGAACGAATTTGGGGGCTTGACGCCGATATTTCCAGCAACAATATCGATTCATTTATTCGGCTTTTGCGAAAAAAATTAGGAGACGACGGCACTCTTATTCAAAATATCCGAGGGGTAGGTTATAAACTTAGCGATGAATGA